The Rhodopseudomonas palustris genome window below encodes:
- the lexA gene encoding transcriptional repressor LexA: protein MLTRKQFELLKFINERLKEAGVPPSFDEMKDALDLRSKSGIHRLITALEERGFIRRLPNRARAIEVIKLPDLGGNSGGGRRGFTPSVIEGNLGRVRPPSPQRDDDDSDRNVAVPVMGRIAAGTPIEALQTRSHTISVPPDMLGSGEHYALEVRGDSMMDAGILDGDMALIQRNESADTGDIVVALIDEEEATLKRFRRRGASIALEPANSAYEVRILPPNRVRIQGKLIGLYRKY, encoded by the coding sequence ATGCTGACGCGCAAACAGTTCGAGTTGCTGAAATTCATCAACGAGCGGCTGAAGGAAGCCGGCGTTCCCCCCTCGTTCGACGAGATGAAGGACGCGCTCGACTTGCGCTCCAAATCGGGCATTCACCGCCTGATCACGGCGCTGGAGGAGCGCGGCTTCATCCGCCGCCTGCCCAACCGCGCCCGCGCCATCGAGGTGATCAAGCTGCCCGATCTCGGCGGCAACAGCGGCGGCGGCCGCCGCGGCTTCACCCCGAGCGTGATCGAGGGCAATCTCGGCCGGGTCCGCCCGCCGAGCCCGCAACGCGACGACGACGATTCGGATCGCAACGTCGCGGTGCCGGTGATGGGCCGGATCGCCGCCGGCACGCCGATCGAGGCGCTGCAGACCCGCAGCCACACCATCAGCGTGCCGCCGGACATGCTCGGCTCCGGCGAGCATTACGCGCTGGAAGTGCGCGGCGATTCGATGATGGATGCCGGCATCCTCGACGGCGACATGGCGCTGATCCAGCGCAACGAGAGCGCCGATACCGGCGACATCGTGGTGGCGCTGATCGACGAGGAGGAAGCGACGCTGAAGCGCTTCCGCCGCCGCGGCGCATCGATCGCGCTGGAGCCCGCCAATTCCGCCTACGAGGTCCGCATCCTGCCGCCGAACCGGGTGCGGATTCAGGGCAAGCTGATCGGGCTGTATCGCAAGTACTGA
- the glp gene encoding gephyrin-like molybdotransferase Glp: MALMPVADALAAVLDCAAGLAEEMVALDDAHGRVLARDLAALRTQPPQPMSAMDGYAVRAADVATAPARLTVIGEIAAGRPAEQSVGPGQALRIFTGGVIPDGADTVVIQEDTVRDGDQVTITEAARHGRHIRPAGIDFTEGEVLLRAGHRLSDRDLALAAGMNHPALPVHRRPRVAMLATGDELVMPGAALGPGQIVYSNGYALRALARSEGAEVIDLGIAADTIEATRAAIARARDLCVDVLVTTGGASAGDHDLVKSSLEAEGTTIAFWKIAMRPGKPMMHGRLGPMRVIGLPGNPVSSYVCAVLFMVPLIRALSGRSESMHRRLPAVLGADLAANDQREDYLRAQLALRDDGQWLATPVDRQDSSLLARLSAAQALIVRPPFAPAAAAGSSCLILKLPE, encoded by the coding sequence ATGGCGCTGATGCCGGTCGCCGATGCGCTGGCCGCGGTGCTCGACTGCGCAGCGGGCCTTGCCGAGGAGATGGTCGCGCTCGACGACGCGCATGGCCGCGTGCTGGCGCGCGATCTCGCAGCATTGCGGACCCAGCCGCCGCAGCCGATGTCGGCGATGGACGGCTATGCGGTGCGCGCAGCCGATGTCGCGACCGCGCCGGCGCGGCTCACCGTGATCGGCGAGATCGCCGCCGGCCGGCCGGCGGAACAATCCGTCGGCCCAGGGCAAGCGCTGCGGATCTTCACCGGCGGCGTCATCCCCGACGGCGCCGATACCGTGGTGATCCAGGAAGACACCGTGCGCGACGGCGATCAGGTGACCATCACCGAAGCCGCCCGCCACGGCCGCCACATCCGCCCCGCCGGGATCGATTTCACCGAGGGCGAAGTGCTGCTGCGTGCGGGCCACAGGCTCAGCGACCGCGACCTCGCGCTCGCCGCCGGCATGAACCATCCAGCGCTGCCGGTGCACCGCAGGCCGCGCGTCGCCATGCTCGCCACCGGCGACGAGCTGGTGATGCCGGGCGCAGCGCTCGGCCCCGGCCAGATCGTCTATTCCAACGGCTACGCGCTGCGGGCGCTGGCGCGCAGCGAGGGCGCCGAGGTGATTGATCTCGGCATCGCCGCCGACACCATCGAGGCCACCCGTGCGGCGATCGCGCGCGCCCGCGACCTCTGCGTCGATGTGCTGGTGACGACCGGCGGCGCGTCGGCCGGCGACCACGATCTGGTCAAGTCGTCGCTGGAGGCAGAAGGCACCACGATCGCGTTCTGGAAGATCGCGATGCGGCCGGGCAAGCCGATGATGCACGGCCGGCTCGGCCCGATGCGGGTGATCGGCCTGCCCGGCAATCCGGTGTCGTCCTATGTCTGCGCGGTTCTGTTCATGGTGCCGCTGATCCGGGCGCTGTCGGGGCGGAGCGAATCGATGCATCGGCGCCTCCCCGCCGTGCTCGGCGCCGACCTGGCCGCCAACGACCAGCGCGAGGACTATCTGCGCGCCCAACTGGCGCTGCGCGACGACGGACAATGGCTGGCGACGCCGGTCGACCGCCAGGATTCGTCGCTGCTGGCGCGGCTGTCCGCAGCGCAGGCGCTGATCGTCCGTCCGCCCTTCGCACCGGCCGCCGCAGCGGGATCGAGCTGTCTCATCCTTAAGCTTCCGGAATAG
- a CDS encoding thioesterase family protein, whose amino-acid sequence MTAAASDLDWDHPNPFTLTMVPGPADIDGLNHTNNSVYVRWCDSVGWAHSEALGLALADWQRIDRAMAIRRGEYDYLLPSHLGDELLLGTWVYGSDGKLLMERRFQLIRLRDRATVMRGRWQLVCIEMSSGRPRRLPPEFAQVYLPVMVQAKDEAVATPSAGPA is encoded by the coding sequence ATGACCGCCGCAGCCTCCGACCTCGACTGGGACCACCCGAACCCGTTCACGCTGACGATGGTGCCCGGCCCGGCCGACATCGACGGCCTCAACCACACCAACAATTCGGTCTATGTGCGCTGGTGCGACAGCGTCGGCTGGGCGCATTCCGAAGCGCTCGGTCTCGCGCTCGCCGACTGGCAGCGGATCGACCGCGCGATGGCGATCCGGCGCGGCGAATACGACTACCTGCTGCCGAGTCATCTCGGCGATGAGTTGCTGCTCGGCACCTGGGTCTATGGCAGCGACGGCAAGCTCCTGATGGAGCGCCGCTTCCAGCTCATCCGGCTGCGCGACCGCGCCACCGTGATGCGCGGGCGCTGGCAGCTCGTCTGCATCGAAATGTCGAGCGGCCGCCCGCGCCGCCTGCCGCCGGAATTCGCGCAGGTCTATCTGCCGGTGATGGTGCAGGCGAAGGACGAGGCCGTGGCAACGCCGTCCGCAGGACCGGCGTAG
- a CDS encoding HAD family phosphatase: protein MTSTLTPGAAEALLFDLGRVVIDFDLARTLKAWAVELGSDPSAMMAMLARNDTFHRYETGHVTDAEFFAAVREALRLDLSDDQLREGWNAIFIGEMPGIAAQLARAAKHLPLYALSNTNDAHVAHFLEHYAELLTPFRELFLSSRIGMRKPNAEAYDFVVAAIGVKPERIVFFDDLAENIAAARERGLRAVHVRSSADVAQALDQLGL, encoded by the coding sequence ATGACAAGCACTCTCACTCCTGGCGCGGCCGAGGCGCTGCTGTTTGATCTTGGACGGGTCGTGATCGACTTCGATCTGGCACGCACGCTCAAAGCCTGGGCGGTCGAACTCGGCAGCGACCCGTCCGCGATGATGGCGATGCTGGCGCGCAACGACACCTTCCATCGCTACGAGACCGGCCACGTCACCGACGCGGAATTCTTCGCCGCGGTGCGCGAGGCGCTGCGGCTCGACCTGTCCGACGATCAATTGCGCGAGGGCTGGAATGCGATCTTCATCGGCGAGATGCCGGGGATCGCGGCGCAACTTGCGCGCGCCGCAAAGCATCTGCCGCTGTATGCGCTTTCCAATACCAACGACGCGCATGTCGCGCATTTCCTGGAGCACTATGCTGAACTGCTGACGCCGTTCCGCGAGCTGTTCCTGTCGTCGCGGATCGGGATGCGCAAGCCGAACGCCGAGGCCTATGACTTCGTGGTGGCGGCGATCGGCGTGAAGCCCGAGCGCATTGTGTTCTTCGACGATCTGGCCGAAAACATCGCGGCCGCGCGCGAGCGCGGGCTCCGCGCCGTCCATGTACGCTCCTCCGCGGACGTGGCGCAGGCGCTGGATCAACTCGGGCTGTGA
- a CDS encoding flagellar motor protein MotB, with the protein MLTGNGRCKKKAQEEQAGAHGWFVTFADLMGLLVSFFVVLVSFSTQDVKKLQIVAGSMRDAFGVQYQARYSGTVETDGMPVQGRVASTDNASLDQAGGAGSSAQAKAEREFALASASLRQALQDVPELSELSKNVVFEETPTGLNLELTDQDGRPMFPDGSSVPYERTRMLIARLAAPLRAISLRVNIVGHTAATPVPDNDDYDAFDLSTGRANAVRQILKHEGLSSSRVKSVAGKGDGEPLFPEAPMLAANRRVTISLLRESPPLPPDMHP; encoded by the coding sequence ATGCTGACGGGGAACGGCCGTTGCAAGAAAAAGGCCCAGGAAGAGCAGGCCGGCGCTCACGGCTGGTTCGTCACCTTCGCCGACCTGATGGGCCTGCTGGTGAGCTTTTTCGTCGTGCTGGTGTCGTTCTCGACCCAGGACGTCAAGAAGCTGCAGATCGTCGCCGGCTCGATGCGCGACGCCTTCGGCGTGCAGTACCAGGCGCGCTATTCGGGTACGGTCGAGACCGACGGCATGCCGGTTCAGGGCAGGGTCGCCAGCACCGACAACGCCTCGCTGGATCAGGCCGGGGGCGCGGGCAGTTCGGCGCAGGCCAAGGCCGAACGCGAATTCGCGCTGGCGTCGGCGTCGCTCAGGCAGGCGTTGCAGGATGTGCCCGAACTGTCCGAATTGTCCAAGAACGTGGTGTTCGAGGAAACTCCGACCGGCCTCAATCTCGAACTCACCGATCAGGACGGCCGGCCGATGTTTCCGGACGGCTCGTCGGTCCCGTACGAGCGGACCCGCATGCTGATCGCAAGGCTGGCGGCGCCGCTGCGTGCGATCTCGCTGCGGGTCAATATCGTCGGTCACACCGCCGCGACGCCGGTGCCGGACAACGACGACTACGACGCGTTCGATCTGTCGACCGGGCGCGCCAATGCGGTGCGCCAGATCCTGAAACACGAGGGACTGTCATCGAGCCGCGTGAAGTCGGTGGCGGGCAAGGGCGACGGCGAACCGCTGTTTCCGGAAGCGCCGATGCTGGCCGCCAACCGCCGGGTGACCATCAGCCTGCTGCGGGAGAGCCCGCCGCTGCCGCCGGATATGCATCCCTGA
- a CDS encoding PilZ domain-containing protein, whose protein sequence is MTQQQRRFARVRPSGLVSSSASLIVGPKVPVIPCRMVDYSAGGACIELNADATLPTRFELLHGGTKKKCRMVWKRARRIGVSF, encoded by the coding sequence ATGACCCAACAACAGCGACGATTTGCACGTGTGCGCCCCAGCGGGCTGGTATCAAGTTCTGCAAGCCTGATCGTCGGCCCCAAGGTGCCGGTGATTCCGTGTCGCATGGTGGATTACTCCGCCGGCGGGGCCTGCATCGAGTTGAATGCCGACGCGACGCTGCCGACGCGGTTCGAGCTGCTACACGGCGGCACCAAGAAGAAATGCAGGATGGTGTGGAAACGCGCCCGCCGGATCGGCGTCTCGTTCTGA